A DNA window from Guyparkeria halophila contains the following coding sequences:
- a CDS encoding class 1 fructose-bisphosphatase, whose amino-acid sequence MSDAKRLSQYLAEHQRQGRVDADFVGLISDVAAGCKLIADQVGRGNLIGLLGSAETENVQGETQKKLDIISNDEFTDILTEGGHTAGLASEEMDEVYDLPAGKHRGPYLCTYDPLDGSSNIDVNVTVGTIFSVLKAPTGKENPTEEDFMQPGTEQVAAGYVTYGPSTILVLTIGDGVDGFTLDRSVGEFKLTHPNMTIPEDTAEFAINMSNQRFWDAPVKRYVDECLAGTEGERDKDFNMRWVASMVAEVHRILVRGGVFMYPIDSKHRERGGKLRLMYEANPMSMIVEQAGGLSITGPDRIMTIEPQKLHQRVPVILGSKNEVQRLWDYHKEG is encoded by the coding sequence ATGTCTGATGCCAAGCGACTTTCGCAGTACCTGGCCGAACACCAGCGCCAGGGCCGCGTCGACGCCGACTTCGTCGGCCTGATCAGCGACGTGGCCGCCGGCTGCAAGCTGATCGCCGACCAGGTCGGCCGCGGCAACCTCATCGGCCTGCTGGGCTCCGCCGAGACCGAGAACGTTCAGGGCGAGACCCAGAAGAAGCTGGATATCATCTCGAACGACGAGTTCACCGACATCCTCACCGAGGGCGGCCACACAGCTGGCCTCGCCTCCGAGGAAATGGACGAGGTCTACGACCTGCCGGCCGGCAAGCACCGCGGCCCGTACCTGTGCACCTACGACCCGCTGGACGGCTCGTCGAACATCGACGTCAACGTCACCGTCGGCACCATCTTCTCGGTCCTCAAGGCCCCCACCGGCAAGGAGAACCCGACCGAGGAAGACTTCATGCAGCCGGGCACCGAGCAGGTCGCCGCCGGCTACGTGACCTACGGCCCGTCCACCATCCTGGTCCTGACCATCGGTGACGGCGTCGACGGCTTCACGCTCGACCGCTCGGTGGGCGAGTTCAAGCTGACCCACCCGAACATGACCATCCCGGAAGACACCGCCGAGTTCGCCATCAACATGTCGAACCAGCGTTTCTGGGATGCCCCGGTCAAGCGCTACGTCGACGAGTGCCTCGCCGGCACCGAAGGCGAGCGCGACAAGGACTTCAACATGCGCTGGGTCGCCTCCATGGTCGCCGAAGTGCACCGCATCCTGGTGCGTGGCGGCGTCTTCATGTACCCGATCGACAGCAAGCACCGTGAGCGCGGCGGCAAGCTGCGCCTGATGTACGAGGCGAACCCGATGTCCATGATCGTCGAGCAGGCCGGCGGCCTGTCGATCACCGGCCCGGACCGGATCATGACCATCGAACCGCAAAAGCTGCACCAGCGCGTGCCGGTCATCCTGGGCTCCAAGAACGAAGTCCAGCGCCTCTGGGACTACCACAAGGAAGGCTGA
- a CDS encoding flagellar brake protein, whose protein sequence is MDDQDIKTVRAPRTIERSLERLYEARGHVWLIPDDDPDFQGQVQVVGNEPEARRLVLDCPDPVVLRHLLHARQVRFQAVIDGLLNWFYSADLATREEGGDCYLAVGYPEVMQRLQRRSAFRIDLPPDVPGTLAFCPSPPRGVTSGDVVNLSATGCAVSVVGDKDPGLKPGDEVSAARLKVGEGIDVRLEFIVRNRRPGVGKSVVYGLEFAALPPRDSQLIDREVMRLQRLRLTRG, encoded by the coding sequence TTGGACGATCAGGACATCAAAACCGTCCGCGCGCCGCGCACTATCGAGCGCTCGCTCGAGCGATTGTACGAGGCGCGCGGTCATGTCTGGCTGATTCCCGACGACGACCCCGACTTCCAGGGCCAGGTCCAGGTGGTGGGCAACGAGCCCGAGGCCCGGCGGCTGGTGCTCGACTGCCCGGATCCGGTGGTGCTGCGCCACCTCCTTCATGCCCGGCAGGTGCGGTTCCAGGCGGTCATCGACGGCCTGTTGAACTGGTTCTATTCCGCCGACCTGGCCACCCGTGAAGAGGGGGGCGATTGCTACCTTGCCGTCGGCTACCCCGAGGTGATGCAGCGTCTCCAGCGTCGGTCGGCCTTCCGCATCGACCTTCCCCCGGATGTTCCCGGTACGCTGGCGTTCTGCCCGTCGCCGCCGCGCGGCGTCACGTCCGGGGACGTGGTCAACCTCTCGGCCACCGGCTGCGCCGTGAGCGTAGTGGGCGACAAGGACCCGGGGCTAAAGCCCGGCGACGAAGTCAGCGCCGCGCGCCTGAAGGTCGGCGAGGGCATCGACGTGCGCCTGGAATTCATCGTCCGCAACCGCCGCCCCGGCGTGGGCAAGAGCGTGGTCTACGGCCTGGAATTCGCCGCGTTGCCCCCGCGCGACAGCCAGCTGATCGACCGCGAGGTCATGCGCCTGCAGCGCCTGCGTCTGACGCGGGGCTGA
- a CDS encoding isoamylase early set domain-containing protein produces MAITKKSLKVRPECRVTFNYRPGDEARHCVELRGDFNGWGEKPLPLKRQRDGSYRVTLNLPQGGEYAFRYLIDEAHWDNDEAADAYVPNPYGTGDNGMLRT; encoded by the coding sequence ATGGCGATCACGAAGAAATCACTCAAGGTGCGGCCCGAATGTCGCGTCACCTTCAACTACCGACCGGGCGACGAGGCAAGACATTGCGTCGAACTGCGCGGCGACTTCAACGGCTGGGGCGAGAAACCCCTGCCATTAAAGCGCCAGCGCGATGGCAGCTACCGGGTCACGCTCAACCTGCCGCAAGGCGGGGAGTATGCCTTTCGCTACCTGATCGACGAGGCGCACTGGGACAACGACGAAGCGGCCGACGCCTACGTGCCCAATCCGTACGGCACCGGCGACAATGGCATGCTGCGGACTTGA
- a CDS encoding MoaD/ThiS family protein has product MSITVRLFASLRERIGFDETRLDQTPATVAEAWQQVTDIERPSNTLAAVNHEYVDLDHPLSDGDEVAFFPPVTGG; this is encoded by the coding sequence ATGAGCATCACCGTCCGCCTGTTTGCCAGCCTGCGCGAGCGCATCGGCTTCGACGAGACCCGGCTCGATCAGACCCCGGCCACGGTGGCCGAGGCCTGGCAGCAGGTCACCGACATCGAGCGCCCCAGCAACACCCTGGCGGCCGTCAATCACGAATATGTCGACCTGGATCATCCGCTCTCGGATGGCGACGAGGTTGCCTTCTTCCCACCGGTGACCGGAGGCTGA
- a CDS encoding AsmA family protein, with translation MKWIKRIGLLIVAIVMVAILAIVAFALTFDPNDYKPQIAAQVEKQTGRSIQFNGDLSVTIFPWLGAATEDVVLANAEGFEPEAMVEIKRLEAQAALLPLLRGEFEIGTLLLEDAQIHLTRHEDGRNNWDDLLERSAESAEASTGEPDTVEPQDGDGPAMVLTVGGVDIRNATLHWRDEQADQQLTIDGLDLTTGELADGAQTDIELVSGFRLAMPDMPVLSGSVDLSTRAQLWLDRQDMLFEGIELNLVASHEEGIEAGLPERIEAMLQVEKADVRLAKSQARLDGVVLDLNGKGVGPLTYLESRLETVLEADWSAERYQLPRLSLSADLKGLPEVDGTLSVSASAMVDADLAAGTASISDLVLASDPVRASGQVDVGGLDSGELVASGPIEIAAFDPRELADRLGMTVPEMRSDEALRAFALTGQIDVTPARAMLNELRITLDDNELTGRAGIDNLETGRLFARLQGGDLNANPYLAPTTQDDKGDKDAGGSSESGNGGSAQSVAAARSAEIELPVETLRGLNLDARLQLASLRYEDYRLTSPVVHVTAAGGRVQLAELTANAFDGAINASGGLDVRGEVPSYAGKGRVQGVSLQPLLTAVMDEDRLLGKGDVAFDVTTQGKRVDQLKSGLDGTADFALRDGKVKGFDIGYLLRRAQARLEGQTEPEPEELSTDFTAITGTAAIRNGVVRNDDLAGSSPLLRVAGEGQVDLPREEIDYGLTVTVVNTATGQGGKDLERLKQVPVPIRIKGTFSDPSISLDLESLAKEAVKSEVKERVEEEIDKRLKDKGGDAVKELIKGFGL, from the coding sequence ATGAAATGGATCAAGCGCATTGGCCTGCTAATCGTTGCGATCGTGATGGTCGCCATCCTGGCGATCGTCGCCTTCGCGCTGACCTTCGATCCCAACGACTACAAGCCGCAGATCGCCGCCCAGGTGGAAAAGCAGACCGGGCGGAGCATCCAGTTCAACGGGGACCTGTCGGTAACGATCTTCCCCTGGCTAGGGGCGGCCACCGAGGACGTGGTGCTGGCCAATGCCGAGGGCTTCGAGCCCGAGGCAATGGTGGAAATCAAGCGCCTCGAGGCCCAGGCGGCGCTCCTGCCGCTGCTGCGCGGCGAGTTCGAGATCGGCACCCTACTGCTCGAGGACGCGCAGATCCACCTGACCCGCCACGAGGATGGCCGCAACAACTGGGACGACCTGCTCGAGCGCTCCGCCGAGTCGGCCGAGGCCTCGACCGGCGAGCCGGACACGGTCGAGCCGCAGGATGGTGACGGCCCGGCGATGGTGCTGACCGTCGGTGGTGTCGATATCCGCAACGCCACCCTGCACTGGCGTGACGAGCAGGCAGATCAGCAGTTGACCATCGACGGGCTGGATCTGACCACCGGCGAGCTGGCCGACGGCGCGCAGACCGACATCGAACTGGTCTCGGGCTTTCGCCTGGCAATGCCCGACATGCCGGTCCTGAGCGGTAGCGTCGACCTGTCCACCCGGGCCCAACTGTGGCTGGATCGGCAGGACATGCTGTTCGAGGGGATCGAACTCAACCTGGTGGCCAGCCATGAAGAAGGCATCGAGGCCGGGCTGCCCGAGCGCATCGAGGCGATGCTGCAGGTGGAGAAGGCCGACGTGCGCCTGGCCAAGTCGCAGGCACGGCTCGACGGCGTGGTCCTCGATCTCAACGGCAAGGGCGTCGGCCCGCTGACCTACCTCGAGAGCCGGCTCGAGACCGTGCTGGAGGCCGACTGGTCGGCCGAGCGCTACCAGTTGCCGCGTCTCTCCCTGAGCGCCGATCTCAAGGGACTCCCCGAGGTCGACGGCACGCTGAGCGTTTCGGCCAGCGCGATGGTTGACGCCGACCTGGCCGCCGGCACCGCCTCCATCAGTGATCTTGTGCTCGCCTCCGATCCGGTCAGGGCCTCGGGGCAGGTCGATGTCGGCGGTCTGGACAGCGGCGAGCTGGTCGCCTCCGGTCCGATCGAGATCGCCGCCTTCGATCCGCGTGAGTTGGCCGACCGGCTGGGCATGACCGTGCCCGAGATGCGTTCGGACGAGGCGCTGCGCGCCTTCGCGCTGACCGGCCAGATCGACGTGACCCCCGCGCGGGCGATGCTCAACGAGCTGCGCATCACGCTCGACGACAACGAACTGACCGGCCGTGCCGGTATCGACAACCTCGAGACCGGGCGGCTGTTCGCCCGCTTGCAGGGCGGTGACTTGAATGCCAACCCGTACCTCGCGCCGACGACCCAAGATGACAAGGGCGACAAGGACGCCGGCGGCTCGTCCGAGTCGGGCAATGGCGGCAGTGCGCAGAGCGTGGCCGCCGCCAGGAGCGCCGAGATCGAACTGCCGGTCGAGACGCTGCGCGGGCTCAATCTCGATGCCCGCCTGCAACTGGCCAGCCTGCGCTACGAGGACTACCGCCTGACCAGCCCGGTGGTGCACGTCACGGCGGCCGGTGGCCGGGTGCAGCTGGCCGAGCTGACCGCCAATGCCTTCGACGGGGCGATCAACGCCAGCGGGGGGCTGGACGTGCGCGGCGAGGTGCCGAGCTATGCCGGTAAGGGCCGGGTGCAGGGCGTGTCCCTGCAGCCGCTGCTCACCGCCGTCATGGACGAGGACCGCTTGCTCGGCAAGGGCGATGTCGCCTTCGACGTGACCACCCAGGGCAAGCGCGTCGACCAGCTTAAGTCGGGGCTCGACGGCACGGCCGATTTCGCGCTGCGCGACGGCAAGGTCAAGGGCTTCGATATCGGTTACCTGCTGCGTCGGGCGCAGGCGCGCCTCGAGGGCCAGACCGAGCCGGAACCCGAGGAGCTGTCCACCGACTTCACCGCGATCACTGGCACGGCGGCCATCCGCAACGGCGTGGTGCGCAACGACGACCTGGCCGGCTCCTCGCCGCTGCTGCGGGTCGCCGGCGAGGGCCAAGTCGATCTGCCGCGCGAGGAGATCGACTATGGCCTGACCGTCACCGTGGTCAATACCGCCACCGGCCAGGGCGGCAAGGATCTCGAGCGCCTCAAGCAGGTGCCGGTGCCGATCCGCATCAAGGGGACGTTCAGCGACCCGTCGATCTCGCTTGATCTCGAGTCGTTGGCCAAAGAGGCGGTCAAGAGCGAGGTGAAGGAGCGTGTCGAGGAAGAGATCGACAAGCGCCTCAAGGACAAGGGCGGCGACGCGGTCAAGGAACTGATAAAGGGCTTCGGTCTGTGA
- the mutY gene encoding A/G-specific adenine glycosylase, producing MTAPFADRLLAWFDQHGRHDLPWQHPRTPYRVWLSEIMLQQTQVVTVIPYFERFIARFPDIDALAAAEADAVLALWSGLGYYARARNLHAAARRMVEAGVPDSVEGWAQLPGVGPSTAAAIVAQAFDRRAVILDGNVKRVLARHAAVDTPQEAAATQRTLWALADERTPAARAADYTQAIMDLGATVCRRGMPRCEACPVSDDCQARRQGRVAELPVRRRRKPKPVRQRVLLWLEDGDGSLFVEKRPPSGIWGGLACLPVVETTADAESRLDALGLARDADWREQDRLRHVFSHFELDARVIAARVAPRGVAESAGEWHPIERLAHDPPVGLPAPVQRLIRERVAGH from the coding sequence GTGACCGCGCCGTTCGCCGACCGGCTGCTGGCCTGGTTCGACCAGCACGGCCGGCATGACCTGCCGTGGCAGCACCCGCGCACGCCCTACCGGGTGTGGCTCTCGGAGATCATGCTCCAGCAGACCCAGGTGGTCACGGTCATACCGTACTTCGAGCGCTTCATCGCCCGTTTCCCCGATATCGACGCGCTCGCGGCCGCCGAGGCCGACGCGGTGCTCGCCCTGTGGTCGGGGCTGGGCTACTACGCCCGCGCCCGCAATCTGCATGCCGCCGCCCGACGGATGGTCGAGGCGGGCGTGCCCGACTCGGTGGAGGGCTGGGCCCAGCTGCCGGGCGTCGGGCCGTCGACCGCCGCGGCGATCGTCGCCCAGGCCTTCGACCGCCGCGCCGTGATCCTGGATGGCAACGTCAAGCGCGTGCTCGCGCGACATGCCGCCGTCGACACCCCGCAGGAGGCCGCCGCGACCCAGCGCACGCTCTGGGCCCTGGCCGACGAGCGCACCCCCGCGGCACGCGCCGCCGACTACACCCAGGCGATCATGGACCTGGGCGCGACCGTCTGTCGGCGCGGCATGCCGCGTTGCGAGGCGTGCCCGGTCAGCGACGATTGCCAGGCGCGCCGGCAGGGGCGGGTTGCCGAGTTGCCCGTGCGTCGGCGGCGCAAGCCAAAGCCGGTACGCCAGCGCGTGCTGCTGTGGCTGGAAGACGGCGATGGGAGTCTGTTCGTCGAGAAGCGCCCGCCCAGCGGCATCTGGGGCGGGCTTGCCTGCCTGCCGGTGGTCGAGACCACGGCGGATGCCGAATCGCGGCTGGACGCGCTGGGCTTGGCGCGCGATGCCGACTGGCGCGAGCAGGATCGCCTGCGCCACGTCTTCAGCCATTTCGAGCTTGATGCCCGGGTGATTGCCGCCCGCGTCGCCCCGCGGGGCGTGGCCGAGTCCGCCGGCGAGTGGCACCCGATCGAACGGCTGGCCCACGATCCGCCCGTCGGTCTGCCTGCCCCGGTGCAGCGCCTGATTCGCGAGCGGGTTGCGGGTCATTGA
- a CDS encoding oxidative damage protection protein yields MTDRTVFCQRLQCEAEALPKPPYPGEMGERIYNNISKAAWQQWLGHQTMLINEYRLTPIDPKAREFLVREMEKFLFEGKEDKPEDYVPPSEGE; encoded by the coding sequence ATGACTGACCGCACCGTCTTCTGCCAGCGCCTGCAATGCGAGGCCGAGGCCCTGCCCAAGCCGCCCTATCCGGGCGAGATGGGCGAGCGCATCTACAACAACATCTCCAAGGCTGCCTGGCAGCAATGGCTGGGCCACCAGACCATGCTGATCAACGAGTATCGCCTGACGCCGATCGACCCCAAGGCGCGCGAATTCCTGGTCCGCGAGATGGAGAAATTCCTGTTCGAGGGCAAGGAAGACAAGCCCGAGGACTACGTCCCGCCGAGCGAGGGCGAGTAA
- a CDS encoding HAD-IA family hydrolase, producing the protein MSETPRAASAASSALPWGEIDTVLLDMDGTLLDLDFDARFWKEHFPQRYVELSGLTEPEAMARLNARFEGLKGQLAWYCLDDWHRALAPDCRNELDLVALKRELAHHIRYRHGVPEFLERLGGAGKQRVLVTNAHPASVDLKFERVDLSARLDRLFNAHEIGAAKESPRFWDRLAEQLHFDPDRTLLVDDNLVALAAAEDFGIRHLRAITLPNSQGEPMETAPFVALDDFLAATAALAPRSNA; encoded by the coding sequence ATGAGTGAAACACCCCGGGCCGCCTCTGCCGCGTCGTCCGCCCTGCCCTGGGGCGAGATCGACACCGTCCTGCTGGACATGGACGGCACCCTGCTCGATCTCGATTTCGACGCCCGCTTCTGGAAAGAGCACTTCCCGCAGCGCTACGTCGAGCTTAGCGGCCTTACCGAGCCCGAGGCGATGGCGCGACTCAATGCCCGCTTCGAGGGCCTCAAGGGCCAGCTGGCCTGGTACTGCCTCGACGACTGGCACCGGGCCCTGGCGCCCGACTGCCGCAACGAGCTCGACCTGGTCGCCCTCAAGCGCGAACTGGCCCACCACATCCGCTACCGCCACGGCGTACCCGAATTCCTCGAACGCCTGGGCGGGGCCGGCAAACAGCGGGTGCTGGTCACCAACGCCCACCCGGCCAGCGTCGATCTCAAGTTCGAGCGGGTCGACCTCTCGGCGCGGCTCGATCGCCTCTTCAACGCCCACGAGATCGGCGCGGCCAAGGAATCGCCGCGCTTCTGGGACCGGCTGGCCGAACAACTGCACTTCGACCCCGACCGCACCCTGCTGGTCGACGACAACCTGGTCGCCCTGGCGGCCGCCGAGGACTTCGGCATCCGCCACCTGCGGGCGATCACCCTGCCGAACAGCCAGGGCGAGCCGATGGAGACCGCGCCGTTCGTGGCGCTGGACGACTTTCTCGCCGCGACGGCGGCCTTGGCGCCGCGCTCTAACGCCTGA
- the thiS gene encoding sulfur carrier protein ThiS, whose protein sequence is MAESMVRIELNGEPRDVPEGTTIEALVTLAGTSGKRYAVEVNGEICPRAEHASTVAADGDRVEIVQAIGGG, encoded by the coding sequence ATGGCTGAATCGATGGTCCGGATCGAGCTCAACGGCGAGCCGCGGGACGTGCCCGAGGGCACCACGATCGAGGCGCTGGTCACGCTGGCCGGGACGAGCGGCAAGCGCTACGCGGTCGAGGTCAACGGCGAGATCTGCCCGCGTGCCGAGCACGCCAGCACCGTGGCCGCCGACGGCGACCGGGTCGAGATCGTCCAGGCGATCGGCGGGGGCTGA
- the ggt gene encoding gamma-glutamyltransferase, whose protein sequence is MNILRRIALVLVLLPVGLVQAAPTAPGQAAIATAHPMATAAGREVLEAGGNAFDAAVAITATLAVVEPYSSGLGGGGFYLLHDAASGRDVMLDARERAPGQASRDMYLDDEGNPQPDLSVDGPLAAGIPGIPAALDHLAEEFGRLPLSTTLDPAIRAARDGFQVTEMYRRLAGFREELLADDPGSRTIFLDEGKLPALGHVIRQPDLAETLERIAIEGRDGFYQGELAGRLVDGVRKAGGIWCRSDLAGYRVVEREPVVSRFRGFEVVSAAPPSSGGVAIAQILNTYGVLERRAGELDDLSVLGLHYRVEAMRRAYRDRAEYLGDPDYVDMPLERLTSDHYAAGLAVGISPTDATRSASLAPVVTEPEGPHTTHFSVMDGEGNYVAATLSINYPFGAGVTVPGTGVLLNDEMDDFSQKPGVPNVYGLVGAEANAVQPGKRPLSSMSPTFVRSDELVGVLGTPGGSRIITMVLGGVLAATRGEPVDQWVAGPRIHHQYLPDRIEVEPGLLDADQRAELELMGHRIEVNDGFGNMQAVAWWREDGRLEAASDPRGEGQAAVFAPKAP, encoded by the coding sequence GTGAACATCCTGCGCCGGATCGCCCTCGTTCTTGTCCTCCTGCCGGTAGGGCTCGTCCAGGCAGCACCCACGGCGCCGGGCCAGGCCGCGATCGCCACCGCCCACCCGATGGCCACCGCGGCCGGGCGCGAGGTGCTCGAGGCCGGCGGCAACGCCTTCGATGCGGCGGTCGCGATCACGGCGACACTCGCGGTGGTCGAGCCCTACAGCTCCGGCCTGGGGGGCGGCGGCTTCTACCTGCTTCATGACGCGGCAAGCGGGCGCGACGTGATGCTCGATGCCCGCGAGCGGGCGCCGGGCCAGGCCAGTCGCGACATGTATCTCGACGACGAGGGCAATCCGCAACCGGATCTGTCCGTCGACGGGCCGCTGGCCGCCGGCATCCCCGGCATTCCCGCCGCGCTCGATCACCTGGCCGAGGAATTCGGCCGCCTGCCCCTGAGCACGACACTCGATCCGGCCATCCGCGCCGCCCGTGACGGTTTCCAGGTCACCGAGATGTATCGTCGCCTGGCCGGCTTTCGCGAGGAGCTGCTGGCCGACGATCCGGGCAGCCGGACGATCTTCCTCGACGAGGGCAAGCTGCCGGCGCTGGGTCATGTCATCCGGCAGCCCGACCTGGCCGAGACGCTCGAGCGCATCGCCATCGAGGGCCGCGACGGTTTCTACCAGGGCGAACTGGCCGGGCGACTGGTCGACGGGGTGCGCAAGGCCGGCGGCATCTGGTGTCGCTCGGACCTGGCCGGCTACCGCGTGGTCGAGCGCGAGCCGGTGGTCAGCCGCTTCCGTGGCTTCGAGGTGGTCTCCGCCGCGCCGCCGTCCTCCGGCGGCGTGGCCATCGCGCAGATCCTCAACACCTATGGCGTACTTGAGCGTCGTGCCGGCGAGCTGGACGACCTGTCCGTGCTGGGCCTGCACTACCGGGTCGAGGCGATGCGCCGCGCCTACCGTGATCGCGCCGAGTACCTGGGCGACCCCGACTACGTCGACATGCCGCTCGAGCGTCTGACCAGCGACCACTACGCCGCCGGGCTGGCGGTGGGTATCTCGCCCACCGATGCCACGCGCTCGGCGAGCCTCGCCCCGGTGGTGACCGAGCCCGAGGGGCCGCACACCACGCATTTCTCGGTGATGGACGGCGAGGGCAACTACGTCGCCGCCACCCTTTCGATCAACTACCCGTTCGGCGCCGGGGTGACCGTGCCCGGCACCGGCGTGCTCTTGAACGACGAGATGGACGACTTCTCGCAAAAGCCGGGCGTGCCCAACGTCTACGGGCTGGTCGGCGCCGAGGCCAATGCGGTTCAGCCGGGCAAGCGGCCGCTGTCCTCGATGTCGCCCACCTTCGTGCGCAGCGACGAGCTGGTCGGCGTGCTGGGTACGCCCGGCGGTTCGCGCATCATCACCATGGTGCTCGGTGGCGTGCTGGCGGCGACCCGCGGCGAGCCGGTCGACCAGTGGGTGGCCGGCCCGCGCATCCATCACCAGTACCTGCCCGACCGGATCGAGGTCGAGCCCGGCCTGCTCGACGCGGATCAGCGCGCCGAGCTCGAACTGATGGGGCATCGCATCGAGGTCAATGACGGCTTTGGCAACATGCAGGCGGTCGCCTGGTGGCGTGAAGACGGCCGGCTCGAGGCGGCCAGCGACCCGCGCGGCGAGGGGCAGGCAGCCGTGTTTGCCCCCAAGGCCCCATGA
- a CDS encoding chorismate--pyruvate lyase family protein, which produces MNEYRRFALGCFRATARPAGDPMLFRLPAAQRRLATTTGSFTRALHRHTGHPVVVRRLDEGWRGHVAGRWPTPRVTRVWARRVRLESADARVEALTEVVGPLSPRLRRAITGLADTPLMEVLARQPRCRRLSFRVSRAGRRVSRETVYRIHLARVRVTEWFDIDLR; this is translated from the coding sequence ATGAACGAGTATCGGCGGTTTGCCCTGGGCTGCTTTCGGGCCACGGCCCGGCCGGCGGGTGACCCGATGCTGTTCCGCCTCCCGGCCGCGCAGCGTCGCCTGGCGACCACGACCGGGTCGTTCACGCGGGCGTTGCATCGGCATACCGGCCACCCGGTGGTGGTGCGCCGCCTCGACGAGGGGTGGCGCGGGCACGTCGCCGGTCGCTGGCCGACCCCAAGGGTCACGCGCGTCTGGGCGCGCCGCGTCCGGCTGGAGAGCGCCGATGCCCGGGTCGAGGCCCTGACCGAGGTGGTCGGCCCGCTCAGCCCGCGCCTGCGCCGCGCGATCACCGGCCTGGCCGACACCCCCCTGATGGAGGTGCTCGCCCGGCAACCGCGCTGTCGCCGGCTGAGTTTCCGCGTCAGCCGCGCCGGCCGCCGGGTCAGCCGCGAGACGGTCTACCGCATCCATCTGGCCCGGGTGCGCGTCACCGAGTGGTTCGATATCGATCTGCGCTGA
- a CDS encoding FAD-binding oxidoreductase: protein MFQTELLLREFVTHDVQRYILAKPEGFSFTPGQAIELAIDDPKWRDQGRPFTLTNRVDDRVLELMIKSYGDHDGMTQTLGKSQPGQKLLLSEPFDSFTYDGPGWFIAGGAGITPFLAIIRDLADRGQLEGQKLIYSNKTAGDIIQQRELEAAFGENAHFVCTREHSPLCTHSGHVDDGFIREHVRDLSEEFYVCGPPAFTDQVKKTLGDLGGNTQSMEFG, encoded by the coding sequence ATGTTCCAGACCGAACTGCTCCTGCGCGAATTCGTTACCCACGACGTCCAGCGTTACATCCTGGCCAAGCCCGAGGGCTTCTCGTTCACGCCCGGACAGGCGATCGAACTGGCCATCGACGACCCCAAATGGCGCGACCAGGGCCGCCCGTTCACGCTGACCAACCGGGTCGACGACCGCGTGCTGGAACTGATGATCAAGAGCTACGGCGATCACGACGGCATGACGCAGACGCTGGGCAAGTCTCAGCCGGGACAGAAGCTGCTGCTCTCCGAGCCGTTCGACAGCTTCACCTACGACGGGCCGGGCTGGTTCATCGCCGGCGGCGCCGGCATCACGCCGTTCCTCGCCATCATTCGTGATCTCGCCGACCGCGGCCAGCTCGAGGGGCAGAAGCTGATCTACTCGAACAAGACCGCCGGCGACATCATCCAGCAGCGCGAACTCGAGGCCGCCTTCGGCGAGAACGCCCACTTCGTCTGCACCCGCGAGCACTCGCCGTTGTGCACCCACAGCGGCCACGTCGACGACGGCTTTATCCGCGAGCACGTGCGCGATCTCTCCGAGGAGTTCTACGTCTGCGGCCCGCCGGCCTTCACCGATCAGGTGAAAAAGACCCTCGGCGATCTGGGCGGCAACACCCAGAGCATGGAATTCGGCTAA
- the rpe gene encoding ribulose-phosphate 3-epimerase, whose protein sequence is MSDYIIAPSILSADFARLGEEVDNVLKSGADWVHFDVMDNHYVPNLTIGPLVCDALRKHGVTAPIDVHLMVKPVDRIIPDFAKAGATSITFHPEASEHVDRSLQLIRDEGCQSGLVFNPATPLDVLEWVIDKVDIVLLMSVNPGFGGQKFIPATLEKARQAREIIDRSGRDIRLEIDGGVNADNIGEIAAAGVDTFVSGSALFGKGQDSDPNRYDSIVKAMRDELAKVGK, encoded by the coding sequence ATGAGCGACTACATCATTGCCCCGAGTATCCTGTCGGCCGACTTTGCCCGCCTGGGCGAGGAAGTGGACAACGTCCTGAAGTCCGGCGCCGACTGGGTGCACTTCGACGTGATGGATAACCACTACGTGCCCAACCTGACCATCGGCCCGCTGGTCTGCGACGCGCTGCGCAAGCACGGCGTCACCGCGCCGATCGACGTCCACCTGATGGTCAAGCCGGTCGATCGCATCATCCCGGACTTCGCCAAGGCCGGCGCGACCTCGATCACCTTCCACCCGGAGGCCTCCGAGCACGTCGACCGCAGCCTGCAGCTGATCCGTGACGAAGGTTGTCAGTCGGGCCTGGTCTTCAACCCGGCCACCCCGCTGGACGTGCTCGAGTGGGTGATCGACAAGGTCGACATCGTCCTGCTGATGTCCGTCAACCCGGGCTTCGGCGGCCAGAAGTTCATCCCGGCGACCCTCGAGAAGGCCCGCCAGGCGCGCGAGATCATCGACCGCTCCGGCCGTGACATCCGCCTCGAGATCGACGGCGGCGTCAACGCCGACAACATCGGCGAGATCGCCGCGGCCGGCGTCGACACCTTCGTCTCCGGTTCGGCGCTGTTCGGCAAGGGCCAGGATTCCGACCCGAACCGCTACGACAGCATCGTCAAGGCGATGCGCGACGAGCTGGCCAAGGTCGGCAAGTAA